One Setaria viridis chromosome 5, Setaria_viridis_v4.0, whole genome shotgun sequence genomic region harbors:
- the LOC117855384 gene encoding large ribosomal subunit protein eL20z, which translates to MSGEEAADKGGGYGTFQGPPSYPPPRPPPLGFPQPVPPPTLSAAHHRVAYHKAAAPPAQDYESGVRGHGHDRLPCCGIGFGWFLFVIGFFLGAIPWYVGAILLCCSTVDHREKPAYVACTIAAALATIAVIIGATAGAHVY; encoded by the exons ATGagcggcgaggaggccgccgacAAGGGAGGGGGCTACGGCACCTTCCAGGGCCCGCCCAGCTacccgcccccgcgcccgccgcccctcgGCTTCCCCCAGCCCGTCCCGCCGCCAACCCTCTCTGCTGCCCACCACCGCGTCGCCTACCACaaggccgccgctcctcccg CTCAAGATTACGAATCAGGTGTGCGTGGACACGGTCATGACCGCCTCCCCTGTTGCGGCATCGGTTTTGGCTGGTTCCT GTTCGTAATCGGCTTCTTCCTTGGTGCTATTCCCTGGTATGTTGGAGCCATTCTGCTCTGCTGTTCCACAGTGGACCACAGGGAGAAACCAGCCTATGTCGCATGCACAATAGCC GCAGCCCTCGCTACAATTGCTGTGATCATTGGGGCGACTGCTGGAGCTCACGTttattga
- the LOC117855613 gene encoding kinesin-like protein KIN-14A — MTEPPRVSFRDGRLASRKAEEAAWRRHQAASWLQTMVGSFGSSPCPSEQEFVASLRNGIVLCNAINKLQPGAVPKVITNAPCDSQPLTAFQYFENIRNFLVAVQDLKLPSFEASDLDKDNLDAGTVAKIVDCVISLKSYHEWKQAGGANGPIKYMKSPLAVRFSQIQSENVALGPSPSQKRLDLTDPVADTQPSQNVDSNTQEVVDKLQKAIVDCMLSYKENFDQDILKKDPTKLIGAIFANQLGKEQSKRLQLFSPEGLTMENEPVHCIEHSNSQIENKQWLLQAHETELLELKKMFQDVKVEFRSLQTQFQDDMTILGNNIQELSKAAFGYNQAVQENRNLYNMLQELRGNIRVFCRIRPPLHSESISSIEHVGNDGSVMVCDPVKLQNTCKIFQFNKVFGPTTTQDEVYKETQPLIRSVMDGYNVCIFAYGQTGSGKTHTMCGPSGGLPKDFGINYMALNDLFNISTSRADVKYDIRVQMVEIYNEQVRDLLSEDTTSTKLDIRTSSNKGLLNLPDAKICQVQSPSDVINLMQLGEKHRASSSTAMNHRSSRSHSILTVLVNGKDIAGNVNRSSLHLVDLAGSERVDMSEATGERLKEAQHINKSLSCLGDVINALAQKNSHIPYRNSKLTQLLQSSLGGNAKTLIFAHISPEAESYAETLSTLKFAQRASTVELGTAHANKESSEIRELKEQVDTLKKALASKEFEKTSLKLKENAITTERTKQVLDRTPPRSRRLSLENASSGKKAMMPERKIPKSPRSTMSFTRDKSVTHGKECSTDGFHRGNHHKSLIQMSAAFAEDPVREEDEKIICTVDTVEFCQLPSDAFDLLKQSGLNTPEGRSRNVWTEASHGDDISSTAKLEKVMTNTATKKGSHLRKSIQSSIGRLIHGTERRNAQHSAQGAPAKITTNTCHDIAPPVTADIRLRRRQSLTGIPPTAPTMSRRSSLGGKSDISSNDKRGAKTSPPLNSAAKAKRWL; from the exons ATGACGGAGCCTCCCAGGGTGTCGTTCCGCGACGGCCGCCTCGCGTCTCggaaggcggaggaggcag CATGGAGGCGGCACCAGGCTGCGTCCTGGCTTCAGACCATGGTCGGCTCCTTCGGATCATCCCCTTGCCCATCCGAGCAAGAATTTGTTGCTTCTCTAAGGAATGGTATCGTCCTATGCAACGCAATCAACAAGTTACAGCCCGGTGCTGTGCCCAAGGTTATCACAAATGCCCCCTGCGATAGCCAGCCGTTGACAGCTTTTCAGTATTTCGAGAACATCCGCAACTTCTTAGTCGCTGTCCAGGACCTAAAGCTGCCGAGTTTTGAGGCATCTGATTTAGATAAG GACAATCTTGATGCTGGGACCGTGGCCAAGATTGTTGATTGTGTCATTTCGTTGAAGTCTTACCATGAATGGAAGCAAGCCGGTGGAGCCAATGGGCCTATCAAGTACATGAAATCACCTCTTGCAGTGCGTTTTTCACAGATTCAATCTGAAAACGTTGCTTTGGGACCTTCGCCCTCCCAAAAGCGTCTAGACTTGACAGATCCTGTTGCTGACACACAGCCATCTCAAAATGTAGATTCTAACACGCAAG AGGTGGTGGATAAACTTCAGAAAGCTATCGTAGATTGCATGTTGAGTTATAAGGAAAATTTCGACCAAGACATTCTGAAAAAg GATCCAACAAAGCTTATTGGTGCTATTTTTGCAAATCAGCTGGGAAAAGAACAG TCCAAACGTCTTCAGCTTTTCTCTCCAGAAGGGCTTACAATGGAAAATGAGCCAGTTCATTGTATTGAG CATTCCAATTCGCAGATTGAGAACAAGCAGTGGCTCTTGCAAGCACATGAAACTGAACTTTTG GAGCTCAAGAAAATGTTTCAAGATGTTAAAGTCGAATTCAGGTCTTTGCAGACCCAATTTCAAGATGACATGACCATATTAG GTAACAACATCCAAGAGCTTTCCAAAGCTGCTTTTGGTTATAACCAAGCTGTACAAGAAAATAGAAACTTGTATAACATGCTTCAAGAACTGAGAG GAAATATCCGAGTCTTCTGCCGGATAAGGCCACCTCTTCATTCAGAGTCTATTTCTTCAATTGAACATGTTGGAAACGATGGCTCAGTAATGGTCTGTGATCCCGTGAAACTACAAAATACATGTAAAATTTTCCAGTTCAACAAAGTTTTTGGGCCAACAACCACTCAAG ATGAGGTGTATAAGGAGACACAACCTTTGATTAGATCCGTCATGGATGGATATAATGTATGTATCTTTGCTTATGGGCAGACAGGTTCCGGGAAAACCCATACAATG TGTGGTCCATCTGGTGGGTTGCCTAAAGATTTTGGAATTAATTACATGGCGTTAAACGATCTCTTCAACATATCAACTTCTAGAGCAGATGTCAAGTATGATATACGGGTGCAGATGGTTGAAATATACAATGAACAAGTTCGTGATCTTCTAAGCGAGGACACAACAAGCACGAAAT TAGATATAAGGACTTCCTCAAACAAAGGTCTGTTGAACCTTCCAGATGCAAAGATCTGCCAAGTGCAGTCCCCTTCTGATGTTATCAATTTGATGCAGTTGGGTGAAAAGCATCGAGCATCCAGTTCAACAGCAATGAACCATAGGAGCAGTCGTTCCCACAG TATCTTAACTGTCCTTGTAAATGGGAAGGACATTGCTGGCAATGTGAACCGTAGCAgtttgcatttggtagatcttGCAGGAAGTGAAAGGGTTGATATGTCAGAAGCCACAGGAGAGAGATTGAAGGAGGCTCAGCATATTAACAAGTCCCTCTCCTGCCTTGGAGATGTCATCAATGCATTAGCTCAGAAGAACTCTCACATTCCTTACAGAAATAGTAAACTCACACAACTACTACAGAGTTCATTAG GGGGGAATGCGAAGACGCTAATTTTCGCCCACATAAGTCCAGAGGCAGAATCTTATGCAGAAACTCTTAGTACACTGAAATTTGCTCAAAGGGCTTCTACTGTAGAACTTGGAACTGCTCATGCAAACAAAGAAAGTAGTGAAATAAGAGAGCTTAAAGAACAG GTAGACACACTTAAAAAAGCATTAGCAAGCAAAGAATTTGAAAAAACATCTCTTAAACTCAAGGAAAATGCAATCACGACTGAGAGAACAAAGCAAGTACTGGATCGCACCCCCCCTAGATCACGGAGATTGAGCCTGGAGAATGCTAGTTCTGGTAAAAAAGCCATGATGCCAGAAAGAAAGATACCAAAATCACCTCGTTCAACTATGAGTTTCACTCGAGACAAGAGTGTAACTCATGGCAAGGAATGCAGCACTGATGGCTTCCATCGCGGCAACCACCACAAGTCACTAATACAG ATGTCAGCAGCATTTGCTGAAGATCCTGTTAGAGAGGAGGACGAGAAGATAATTTGTACAGTTGATACAGTGGAATTTTGTCAACTACCATCTGATGCTTTTGATCTACTTAAGCAATCAGGTTTAAATACCCCAGAGGGCAGATCAAGGAACGTGTGGACTGAAGCGAGTCACGGTGATGATATTTCTTCCACTGCCAAATTGGAAAAAGTAATGACAAATACTGCAACGAAAAAAGGATCTCATCTAAGGAAGTCAATTCAAAGCAGCATAGGGAGATTGATTCACGGCACTGAAAGGAG GAACGCTCAGCATTCAGCACAAGGGGCTCCAGCTAAAATTACAACCAACACGTGCCATGATATTGCACCCCCAGTTACAGCTGATATTCGGTTAAGGAGGAGACAGTCGCTGACAGGCATCCCACCCACTGCACCAACTATGTCACGCAGGTCCTCTCTTGGAGGGAAGTCGGATATAA GTTCAAACGACAAACGAGGTGCCAAAACATCACCACCATTGAACTCAGCAGCAAAGGCGAAAAGATGGCTTTGA